One Drosophila subobscura isolate 14011-0131.10 chromosome U, UCBerk_Dsub_1.0, whole genome shotgun sequence DNA window includes the following coding sequences:
- the LOC117900167 gene encoding LOW QUALITY PROTEIN: ring canal kelch protein (The sequence of the model RefSeq protein was modified relative to this genomic sequence to represent the inferred CDS: inserted 2 bases in 1 codon), whose product MIALSALLTKYTIGIMSNLSNGNPQQQQNQQQQQQQPANAAAAAAGQGNAVGGGAGVGIELPAPAPPGLGAAVGVAAVQRQRLLQQAQQNTAAEGSGLERGSCLLRYASQNSLDESSQKHVQRPNGKERGTVGQYSNEQHTTRSFDAMNEMRKQKQLCDVILVADDVEIHCHRMVLASCSPYFYAMFTSFEESRQARITLQSVDARALELLINYVYTSTVEVNEDNVQVLLTAANLLQLTDVRDACCDYLQTQLDASNCLGIREFADLHACAELLNYAETYIEEHFNEVIQFDEFLNLSHEQVINLIGNDCISVPNEERVYECVIAWLRYDVPMREQFTSALMEHVRLPFLSKEYITQRVDKEMLLEGNIVCKNLIIEALTYHLLPTETKSARTVPRKPVGMPKILLVIGGQAPKAIRAVEWYDLREEKWYQAAEMPNRRCRSGLSVLGDKVYAVGGFNGALRVRTVDVYDPATDHWANCCNMEARRSTLGVAVLNGCIFAVGGFDGTTGLSSAEMYDPKTDIWRFIASMSTRRSSVGVGVVHGLLYAVGGYDGFSRQCLSSVERYNPDTDTWSAIAEMSSRRSGAGVGVLNNILYAVGGHDGPMVRKSVEAYDCETNTWSSVSDMSYCRRNAGVVAHEGLLYVVGGDDGTSNLASVEVYCPESDSWRILPALMTIGRSYAGVCMIDKPMUMEEQGALARQAASLAIALMDDENSQAEGTMEGAIGGAIYGNIPPVGAAAAAAPVQPSAAPQPPNHPHYENIYAPIGQPIVAAANVNAPANVEEAQQPPAQQAAQQAPQPAPTEANANINPSLLPGPTPPAAQAAPQQRVLPMNNYRNDLYDRSIAGAGILGSSAAVAAAAYDVPRAVRSGLGYRRNFRIDMQNGNRYGTGLRCTPLYANSRSNCQRQRSFDDTESTDGYNLPYATAGTMRYENIYEQIRDEPIYRPTAANRVPLYTRLDVLGHGIGRIERHLSSSCGNIDHYNLGGHYAVLGHSHYGTVGHIRLNANGAGGTAASGVGSSACNVPSCQAYMGSASAAAAAAAAAGMEYGKVPVPVKNSASSFFSCLHGENSQSMTNIYKTTAAAMAAHNSPLTPNVSMERAARSASAGAAGAVVEDPSVPESASSSSVSSAIRPTGAIPKVKAANKTTKESSASSTSSSTAGLDKSGSTSSVKSGSSAAVKSGSAATVKSASSASVKSAALAKKTTATAARSSSSADANGNGTLNRISKSSLQWLLVNKWLPLWMGQGPDCKVIDFNFMFSRDCVSCDTASVASQMSNPYGTPRLGGLPQDMVRYQSSCNGSCAASPASSSMRRDPNAAARPLHSTLSRLRSGADKRNQNGAAAAAANYRYEDPSYENVHVQWQNGFEFGRSRDYDPTYHHQRPMLQRARSESPTFSNQQRRLQRQAAQAQAAQAQPSAAKPGDPFKNYKLNAENNSFKPKPPVPSGIAXDELEGAVGGAVSVEVSVAEVEAELPVDPPVNLSDNETETTSSQNNPQCPANSSSSQNNVNENHD is encoded by the exons ATGATAGCTCTGAGTGCATTGTTAACCAAGTACACGATCGGTATTATGAGCAATCTAAGCAATGGCAatccacaacagcaacagaaccagcagcaacaacagcagcagccagcaaatgcagcagcagcagcagcaggccagggGAACGCTGTGGGTGGGGGTGCAGGTGTGGGCATAGAACTGCCAGCCCCTGCTCCGCCCGGACTAGGGGCTGCTGTGGGCGTGGCGGCGGTACAGCGACAACGTCTGCTCCAGCAGGCGCAACAGAACACCGCCGCCGAGGGCAGTGGCCTGGAACGAGGAAGCTGCCTGCTCCGCTATGCCTCACAAAACTCCCTGGACGAGAGCTCCCAGAAGCACGTCCAGCGGCCCAACGGCAAGGAGCGCGGCACAGTGGGACAGTACAGCAACGAGCAGCACACAACACGCTCCTTCGATGCCATGAACGAGATGCGCAA ACAAAAACAACTCTGTGATGTCATATTGGTGGCCGATGATGTGGAGATTCATTGTCATCGCATGGTCTTGGCCTCGTGCAGTCCGTACTTCTATGCAATGTTCACCAGCTTCGAGGAGTCGCGTCAGGCGCGGATCACACTGCAGAGCGTGGATGCACGCGCACTGGAATTGCTCATTAATTATGTGTACACGTCCACGGTGGAGGTGAACGAGGATAATGTACAGGTCCTGCTGACGGCCGCcaatctgctgcagctcaCGGATGTGCGTGATGCCTGCTGTGATTATCTGCAGACCCAACTAGATGCCAGCAATTGTCTGGGCATACGCGAATTTGCCGATCTACATGCCTGCGCGGAGCTGCTCAACTATGCCGAGACCTACATCGAGGAGCATTTCAA CGAGGTTATCCAGTTCGATGAGTTTCTGAATCTGTCGCACGAGCAGGTTATCAACCTGATAGGAAACGATTGCATTTCGGTGCCAAATGAGGAGCGCGTCTACGAGTGTGTCATCGCCTGGCTGCGCTACGATGTGCCCATGCGTGAGCAGTTCACCTCGGCCCTCATGGAGCATGTGCGCCTGCCGTTCCTCTCCAAGGAGTACATCACACAGCGCGTGGACAAGGAAATGCTGCTGGAGGGGAATATTGTGTGCAAGAATCTCATCATCGAGGCCCTCACCTACCACCTGCTGCCCACGGAGACGAAATCCGCGCGCACTGTGCCCCGCAAGCCGGTGGGCATGCCCAAGATCTTGCTGGTGATTGGCGGCCAAGCGCCCAAGGCCATACGTGCCGTCGAGTGGTACGATCTGCGCGAGGAGAAGTGGTATCAGGCCGCCGAGATGCCCAATCGTCGCTGCCGCTCAGGGTTGAGTGTGCTCGGGGATAAGGTCTATGCCGTGGGTGGCTTCAACGGTGCGCTGCGTGTCCGCACTGTGGATGTCTACGATCCGGCCACCGATCACTGGGCCAATTGCTGCAACATGGAGGCCAGGCGATCCACCCTGGGCGTGGCTGTGCTCAATGGCTGCATCTTTGCCGTGGGCGGATTCGATGGCACCACGGGACTCTCCAGCGCGGAGATGTACGACCCAAAGACTGATATCTGGCGCTTCATTGCATCCATGTCCACGCGTCGCAGTTCCGTGGGTGTGGGCGTCGTTCATGGCCTGCTCTATGCCGTCGGCGGTTACGATGGCTTCTCCCGGCAGTGCCTGTCCTCCGTGGAGCGTTACAATCCCGACACAGACACCTGGTCTGCCATCGCCGAGATGTCTTCCCGTCGCAGTGGAGCCGGCGTGGGAGTGCTGAACAACATCCTGTATGCGGTGGGTGGCCACGATGGGCCCATGGTCCGCAAATCCGTCGAGGCCTACGACTGCGAGACGAACACCTGGAGCTCTGTGTCGGACATGTCCTACTGTCGCCGCAATGCCGGCGTGGTGGCCCACGAGGGACTGCTCTATGTGGTTGGGGGCGATGATGGCACCTCCAATTTGGCCTCCGTTGAGGTCTACTGCCCTGAGTCGGACAGCTGGCGCATTTTGCCCGCTCTGATGACCATTGGACGCAGCTATGCGGGCGTCTGTATGATCGATAAGCCCATGTGAATGGAAGAGCAGGGTGCATTGGCACG CCAAGCGGCATCGCTGGCCATAGCACTGATGGATGATGAGAATAGCCAGGCTGAGGGTACCATGGAGGGTGCCATTGGTGGTGCCATTTATGGCAATATTCCACCagttggagcagctgcagcagcagctccagtcCAACCATCGGCAGCACCTCAGCCACCAAATCATCCACACTACGAGAACATCTATGCGCCAATCGGTCAGCCCATTGTGGCCGCCGCCAATGTCAATGCCCCTGCAAATGTTGAGGAAGCTCAACAGCCACCAGCCCAACAGGCAGCCCAACAGGCGCCTCAACCAGCGCCAACAGAAGCCAATGCCAACATTAATCCCTCCCTACTGCCAGGACCCACACCACCAGCTGCACAAGCAGCGCCACAGCAACGCGTACTGCCAATGAACAACTATCGCAATGATTTGTACGATCGATCcattgctggtgctggaatCCTCGGTTCCAGcgccgctgtggctgcggcagccTACGACGTGCCACGAGCCGTGCGCTCAGGTCTGGGATACCGTCGAAACTTTCGCATAGATATGCAGAATG GCAATCGCTATGGAACCGGACTGCGTTGCACCCCACTCTATGCCAACAGTCGCTCGAATTGTCAGCGACAGCGCAGCTTTGACGACACCGAATCCACCGATGGCTACAATCTGCCCTATGCCACAGCCGGCACCATGCGCTATGAGAATATCTACGAACAGATACGGGACGAGCCCATCTATCGACCCACTGCCGCCAACCGAGTGCCGCTCTATACACGCCTCGATGTGCTGGGGCACGGCATAGGACGAATCGAACGACACCTGAGCTCCTCCTGCGGCAACATTGATCACTACAATCTGGGCGGCCACTACGCCGTGCTGGGACACTCGCATTACGGCACAGTTGGGCACATACGCCTCAATGCCAATGGGGCAGGTGGCACGGCCGCGAGTGGAGTGGGAAGCAGCGCCTGCAACGTGCCCAGCTGTCAGGCGTATAtgggcagtgccagtgccgctgctgctgcggctgcagctgctggcatggAGTACGGCaaagtgccagtgcccgtgAAGAACAGCGCATCGAGTTTCTTTAGTTGCCTGCACGGCGAGAACTCGCAGAGCATGACAAACATTTACAAGACCACAGCAGCGGCGATGGCTGCGCACAACTCTCCGCTAACGCCGAATGTGTCCATGGAACGTGCCGCACGCTCTGCCTCCGCTGGAGCCGCAGGCGCTGTCGTAGAGGATCCATCTGTACCGGAGAGCGCTTCCAGTTCATCAGTGAGCAGTGCCATACGCCCAACAGGAGCCATACCCAAAGTGAAGGCGGCCAACAAGACGACCAAGGAGTCGTCTGCGTCTTCCACTTCCTCATCCACCGCTGGCTTGGACAAAAGCGGATCCACGTCGTCGGTCAAAAGTGGTTCAAGTGCGGCCGTCAAAAGCGGTTCAGCTGCGACCGTCAAGAGTGCTTCAAGTGCGTCCGTCAAGAGTGCCGCCTTGGCCAAGAAAACCACAGCGACCGCAGCCCGTTCGAGTTCGTCGGCAGATGCCAACGGCAATGGCACGCTGAACCGCATATCCAAGTCCAgtttgcagtggctgctggtgAACAAATGGCTGCCACTGTGGATGGGCCAGGGTCCCGATTGCAAGGTCATCGACTTTAACTTTATGTTTTCGCGTGACTGCGTTAGCTGCGACACAGCCTCCGTGGCCTCGCAGATGTCGAATCCCTATGGCACACCACGTTTGGGCGGCTTGCCCCAGGACATGGTACGCTATCAGAGCTCTTGCAATGGTTCCTGTGCTGCGTCGCCTGCTTCCTCCTCGATGCGTCGGGAtccaaatgcagcagcacgTCCGCTGCACAGCACCTTGAGTCGATTGCGCAGTGGAGCCGACAAGCGTAATCagaatggagcagcagcagcagcagcgaattATAGATACGAGGATCCTTCGTATGAGAATGTGCATGTTCAGTGGCAGAATGGCTTCGAGTTTGGACGCTCGCGTGACTACGATCCCACCTACCATCATCAGCGTCCAATGCTGCAGCGTGCCAGGTCCGAGAGTCCCACATTCAGCAACCAACAGCGACGCCTGCAACGTCAGGCAGCTCAGGCACAGGCAGCCCAGGCACAACCATCGGCCGCCAAACCGGGCGATCCCTTCAAGAACTACAAACTGAATGCGGAGAACAATAGTTTCAAGCCGAAGCCGCCAGTTCCCAGTGGAATTGC CGACGAACTCGAGGGCGCTGTGGGTGGTGCAGTGTCTGTGGAAGTGTCTGTCGCGGAAGTGGAGGCAGAGCTGCCCGTGGATCCACCCGTCAATTTGAGTGATAATGAGACTGAGACAACCAGCAGTCAAAATAACCCTCAATGCcctgccaacagcagcagcagccagaataATGTGAATGAAAATCACGACTAA
- the LOC117900173 gene encoding uncharacterized protein LOC117900173, translating into MGHHFSKPAVRVASQDKNKSNTKQQRFEEEAQQVQLVEEIVAQTDAASSEVRQIIIKIQLAKMENGNNGGQQQQEEEQVEQGVAAVAVAAAVMSADTLNANEQQIVVEASSGVEVGSGAVSNRTAGSSTEAPKTERQQLVNNNNLAGSGVVGVVGVVGHIVAEAAISTLQLNDDDDDVNDDDDDVDESLLRRRHHHSHSPSHEAEVVEYCEVLESLPVSEMLSTGAQHTSPSGTNTNNTNNSNSKQAPRGSAASGNSCCRSRSSKALSMGATESTAAAAAAGAPTSSKRRCCKCKCRDAFRGFRDMLDSSKDKKEANTSASTSASASAVTRKSRTADRRSTPPTLSGASGSGLGITQQRLQAQRKRNSVAVPEPSQLAIWTAPANGDVIIRISSPQFVVESPNARVTVGPNIRLVTETTAPAQLQQQQPLQQQQQVDPPVRLTYGRRSVTVHSQIDFMHCLVPDLERIINSSFYWGKMDRYEAEHLLEGKPEGTFLLRDSAQEEFLFSVTFRKYGRSLHARIEQSGHKFSFDCHDPCVFTAPTVTGLLEHYKDPSCVMFFEPCLTMPLHRRQTFSLQQLARATIVSNTSYDGINQLELPGRLKSYLKEYHYKQKLRVKPCDAHTPAPFYGNV; encoded by the exons ATGGGTCATCACTTTAGTAAGCCAGCTGTACGTGTTGCCAGTCAGGACAAGaacaaatcaaatacaaaacagCAGAGATTCGAGGAGGAGGCACAGCAGGTGCAACTCGTAGAGGAAATTGTAGCACAAACGGACGCCGCCAGCTCGGAAGTGCGTCAAATCataatcaaaattcaattggcCAAAATGGAGAATGGCAATAATggtggtcagcagcagcaggaggaggagcaggtggagCAAGGtgttgccgctgtcgctgtcgctgccgccgtCATGTCTGCGGACAcgctaaatgcaaatgagcagcaaaTTGTGGTGgaggcgag TTCCGGAGTCGAAGTCGGATCGGGTGCGGTGTCAAATCGAACTGCTGGCAGTTCAACGGAAGCGCCAAAAACCGAGAGACAACAGCTCGTGAATAACAACAATTTAGCGGGAAGCGGTGTCGTCGGAGTCGTCGGAGTTGTTGGGCATATTGTGGCTGAGGCAGCGATAAGTACGCTACAATTgaacgacgatgatgatgatgtgaacgatgatgatgatgatgtggatgaGTCGCTGCTGCGTCGGCGTCACCaccacagtcacagtcccagCCACGAGGCCGAAGTCGTTGAGTATTGCGAGGTGCTCGAGTCGCTGCCAGTCAGCGAAATGTTGTCGACGGGAGCACAACACACCAGCCCCAGCggcaccaacaccaacaacaccaacaacagcaacagcaagcaag CTCCTAGAGGGAGTGCCGCCAGCGGAAACAGTTGCTGTCGTagtcgcagcagcaaagcCCTCTCCATGGGCGCAACAgaatccacagcagcagcggcagcagcgggtGCCCCAACCAGCTCGAAGCGAcgctgctgcaagtgcaagtgtcGCGATGCCTTCCGGGGCTTCCGAGACATGCTCGACTCCAGCAAGGACAAGAAGGAGGCCAACACATCAGCGTCAACGTCAGCGTCAGCCTCGGCGGTGACTAGGAAATCTCGCACTGCAGATCGCCGCTCGACGCCACCCACTCTGAGTGGGGCGAGCGGAAGTGGCTTGGGGATTACCCAGCAACGGCTGCAGGCACAGCGGAAACGGAACTCCgtggcagtgccagagccaaGTCAGTTGGCCATTTGGACAGCCCCGGCGAATGGTGATGTCATCATACGAATCAGCTCGCCGCAATTTGTGGTGGAGTCACCGAATGCGCGGGTAACAGTGGGTCCCAACATTCGGCTGGTGACGGAGACAACAGCGCCAgcacagctccagcagcagcaaccactgcaacagcagcagcaggtggatCCTCCAGTGCGTCTCACCTATGGCCGTCGCAGCGTGACCGTGCACTCGCAGATCGATTTTATGCATTGCCTGGTGCCCGATCTGGAGCGGATTATCAACAGCAGCTTCTACTGGGGCAAGATGGACCGCTACGAGGCGGAGCATCTGCTCGAGGGCAAGCCGGAGGGCACGTTCCTGCTGCGCGACTCCGCCCAGGAGGAGTTCCTCTTCTCAGTCACATTCCGCAAATATGGAAGATCGCTGCACGCGCGCATCGAGCAGAGTGGTCACAAGTTTAG CTTCGACTGTCATGATCCGTGCGTGTTTACCGCGCCCACTGTGACGGGACTGCTGGAGCACTACAAGGATCCATCCTGCGTCATGTTCTTCGAGCCCTGCCTGACCATGCCGCTGCACAGGAGGCAAACCTtctcgctgcagcagctggcgcgTGCCACAATCGTCTCGAACACCAGCTACGATGGCATCAatcagctggagctgccggGGCGACTGAAGAGCTACCTCAAGGAGTATCACTACAAGCAGAAGCTGCGCGTCAAGCCCTGCGATGCCCACACACCGGCACCGTTCTACGGCAACGTATAG
- the LOC117900177 gene encoding inward rectifier potassium channel irk-1: MSSPVESLPMLRSASMPVKPKPLETKPLARSSEKETVNEADYYPESPGFVRRRRSRSPGDHFETRSEQNFPYTHDWAGSTIELTPESGIRGEGHRRSLHRVMEKNGNENVVFRRIPEKSWRYMRDVITTLMELEWKYMLTLFLGSYFLSWLLFAVLCYVVSWSHGDFLFDEISGVRLGEGDRPCIYGVTSWVTMIIYSVETQTTLGFGEKYASEECPETVFLFIMQMVCAALIEGSMVSLIYAMTARPARQMTKLKFSDKAVICYRDGTLCLLFRVCDPREQQSIESKIRVYMIVDKRTREGEIVKTHTELKLQGNGEQLIVWPDLVCHVIDASSPLHQFTNAKLFNAAQFELYVSIVGTSPATAQMTEAKTSYVPREIFWGQRFVNIIHYDATNERYVVDYENFNRTISVDMPLKQQPASEHLRLEYRRD; the protein is encoded by the exons ATGAGCTCTCCCGTGGAAAGTCTCCCAATGCTGCGCTCCGCATCGATGCCCGTGAAGCCCAAGCCCCTAGAGACGAAGCCACTGGCACGTTCCAGCGAAAAGGAAACGGTCAACGAGGCGGACTACTACCCAGAGAGTCCGGGATTCGTGAGGCGACGTAGATCCCGATCGCCCGGCGATCACTTCGAGACGCGCAGTGAGCAAAA CTTTCCCTATACACACGACTGGGCGGGCAGCACCATTGAACTGACGCCCGAGTCCGGCATCCGTGGGGAAGGCCACAGGCGCAGCCTGCATCGTGTGATGGAGAAGAATGGCAACGAGAATGTTGTCTTTCGTCGCATACCAGAGAAGTCGTGGCGCTATATGCGCGATGTCATCACTACGCTG atggagctggagtggAAGTACATGTTGACCTTGTTCCTGGGCAGCTACTTCCTCAGCTGGCTGCTCTTTGCCGTGCTCTGCTATGTGGTCTCGTGGTCCCATGGCGATTTCCTCTTCGATGAGATCAGCGGCGTGCGGCTGGGCGAGGGCGACAGGCCGTGCATCTATGGCGTCACCTCCTGGGTGACCATGATCATCTACTCCGTGGAGACGCAGACCACGCTGGGATTTGGCGAGAAGTACGCCAGCGAGGAGTGCCCCGAGACGGTGTTCCTGTTCATCATGCAAATGGTTTGCGCCGCCCTCATCGAGGGGAGCATGGTGAGCCTTATCTATGCGATGACAGCACGCCCTGCCAGGCAGATGACAAAGCTCAAGTTCAGCGATAAGGCGGTG ATCTGCTATCGCGATGGGACGCTGTGTTTGCTCTTCCGCGTGTGTGATCCACGCGAGCAGCAGTCCATAGAGTCCAAGATACGCGTCTACATGATTGTCGACAAGCG CACCCGCGAGGGCGAGATCGTTAAAACGCACACGGAACTCAAGCTGCAGGGCAATGGAGAACAGTTAATAGTGTGGCCAGATCTCGTGTGCCATGTGATCGACGCTTCGAGTCCGCTACATCAATTCACCAACGCAAAGTTGTTCAATGCCGCGCAGTTCGAGCTTTATGTGTCCATTGTGGGCACCTCACCGGCCACCGCACAAATGACCGAAGCCAAAACATCGTATGTGCCGCGTGAGATATTTTGGGGTCAGCGCTTTGTCAACATTATACACTACGACGCGACCAACGAGCGTTATGTGGTGGACTATGAGAACTTCAATAGAACCATTTCGGTGGACATGCCGCTGaagcagcaaccagccagcGAGCATCTACGGCTAGAGTACAGAAGGGATTGA
- the LOC117900172 gene encoding uncharacterized protein LOC117900172, with protein sequence MHLISTSKSTVLSDFADLETKSIYVHANGEATDFQFNAQRRVFVEVDKMAGLAVMRIREKEEKAPEIQRVRKLTIDNAFCVCCAKQTSEEIALGQSSGCVKLYNYRTAQLIHRFPADQQRSTVVYVDYNCTDEYIAAVKEGGSINIFGTKTKQKVNTFIIDEQSTLARFHPSKRFQLSIASYKGAVTVYDFQSKRKIFHVSDAHDAPCRDVSMCTGQPSLLVSVGYDCKINIFDIRRNRAQPASSRLTYSHPLSTVALSECGTYFCAGNLKGELIAYDIRNTKSPLAVRSVHDGAVIRVAFVPTPTEEQQSSSFSSMGNVTAEATNVERVASDELRKSIAANLLNTQQQLNSMASLGYGTGGGGSARPQRDSFCDFLDAQGPRTVERMSTRLTMHRDSFDWETLGRKPTDNTQRLSICPAGGSGLSSVDNSCNSSNAESLQQTLSGPLKDRSNISGDAKLMKIAETDEHSERDVPSANCSSSTAGSDKENPQGVADAELKRRLRMLSASRNSTPHHVNITPQSSSTLLKPQQLLAKSSSGLSAQGDADVRREMGELRESMEQRIEQLEKELKYAGEKNKWQIIGQISSYWNLQLENTQEIRDGLALLLQGDRFMYEFSRLQHENQMLKAQVQHLLREREDNAGSAGE encoded by the exons atgcatttaatttcaaccTCAAAGAGCACCGTGCTTTCCGACTTTGCGGACTTGGAGACAAAGTCAATATATGTGCATGCAAATGGAGAGGCTACAGACTTTCAATTCAATGCCCAGCGACGGGTCTTCGTCGAGGTGGATAAGATGGCGGGCTTGGCTGTGATGCGCATTAGAGAGAAGGAGGAAAAAG CTCCCGAGATACAGCGAGTGCGCAAACTAACCATCGATAATgccttttgtgtttgctgtgcaAAGCAGACGTCGGAGGAGATCGCCCTGGGCCAGTCCAGTGGTTGTGTGAAGCTCTACAACTATCGCACCGCGCAGCTAATCCACAGATTCCCAGCGGATCAGCAGCGCAGCACTGTCGTCTATGTGGACTACAATTGCACGGACGAGTATATAGCAGCGGTGAAGGAGGGCGGCTCCATCAACATATTCGGCACGAAGACTAAGCAAAAGGTCAACACATTCATTATCGATGAGCA GTCCACTTTGGCTCGCTTTCATCCCAGCAAACGCTTTCAGCTGTCGATTGCCTCGTACAAGGGCGCCGTCACTGTCTACGATTTCCAGAGCAAGCGGAAGATCTTTCATGTGAGCGATGCCCACGATGCGCCCTGTCGGGACGTCAGCATGTGCACGGGCCAGCCCTCGCTGCTGGTCAGCGTGGGGTACGACTGCAAGATAAATATCTTCGATATACGCCGAAATCGGGCTCAGCCCGCGTCCAGTCGCCTCACCTACTCCCATCCCTTGTCCACGGTGGCGCTGAGTGAGTGCGGCACGTACTTTTGTGCGGGTAATCTCAAGGGTGAACTGATTGCCTACGACATAAGGAACACCAAGTCGCCGCTGGCCGTGCGCAGTGTCCACGATGGCGCCGTCATTCGTGTGGCCTTTGTGCCCACGCCcacggaggagcagcagagcagcagcttctccagcaTGGGCAACGTGACCGCCGAAGCGACCAACGTGGAACGCGTGGCCAGCGATGAGCTGCGCAAGTCCATTGCCGCCAACTTGCtgaacacgcagcagcagctgaacagCATGGCCAGCCTGGGCTACGGCACGGGCGGAGGTGGCAGTGCGCGCCCACAGCGCGACTCATTCTGTGATTTTCTCGATGCGCAGGGTCCTCGGACCGTCGAGCGCATGTCCACACGCTTGACCATGCACCGCGACAGCTTTGACTGGGAGACTTTGGGCCGCAAACCCACTGACAATACGCAGCGACTGAGCATATGCCCAGCGGGTGGCTCCGGTCTCAGCTCTGTGGATAACTCGTGCAACAGCTCCAATGCCGAGTCTTTGCAAC AAACATTGAGCGGACCGCTTAAGGACCGCAGCAACATTTCTGGCGATGCGAAACTAATGAAAATCGCCGAAACCGATGAGCACAGCGAGCGGGACGTGCCATCGGCCAactgctccagcagcacagCGGGCAGCGACAAGGAGAATCCCCAAGGAGTGGCGGATGCTGAGCTGAAACGCCGCCTGCGCATGCTCTCGGCCAGCAGGAATAGCACGCCACACCACGTTAACATCACACCACAGTCGTCGAGCACGCTGCtgaagccgcagcagctgctggccaagtcaTCCAGTGGACTGTCCGCCCAGGGGGATGCGGATGTGCGCAGGGAGATGGGAGAGTTGCGCGAGTCGATGGAGCAGCGcatcgagcagctggagaaggagctgaAGTATGCGGGCGAGAAGAACAAGTGGCAAATAATTGGCCAGATATCCAGCTACTGGAATCTGCAGCTGGAGAACACGCAAGAGATACGCGACggtctggcgctgctgctgcagggcgaTCGTTTCATGTACGAGTTCTCACGGCTGCAGCACGAGAACCAAATGCTCAAGGCGCAGGTGCAGCACCTGCTGAGAGAACGCGAGGATAATGCTGGATCCGCTGGCGAGTGA